From one Stigmatella erecta genomic stretch:
- a CDS encoding ATP-binding cassette domain-containing protein, giving the protein MKALLRYLRTGYGAYWASLLGLIAFVSLFSFVIPSTFKVVVDSLLPWGSTRQFHLFCLFVLLLVLNRTVLNALQDYLFLRLRQLIEKGLLKRYFESVITLPIPRLATLGEGELVNRISLILTNFQMLMPEFVYYCAYALCVSLAVMVVLYLVNPVFLLISLGFLLLHAFNFALHHTASRRFSTAYVTTKGQLASTYVDIFKGRKLITLTGTEQTILQSLEQDNRALHQAAFRRDLAESGQALWQQMLHGATYLALVSLGALAMFEGRLTAGDLALSLLLVGFAYEPVYRLSRLSKALAEADAQFARVLPVLAESSRRALKTVSPGRLERLELKGVTFERAGRELLRSVDCAFLPGHVYVIQGPSGGGKTTLFHLLSGLVRPTQGQVLWNGRDVSTLSPAELSQWMTYCPQQSLLLDGTVEENITLFDSTPHRARLVEALHRSTAGLFVRADQAASWKVENEGTNFSGGQKQRLHLARAWYHAAPVMLFDEPTASLDTDTEELFFQRLSEAATDRIVLIISHRPGAHRHASQVLQLAQGTLRRLE; this is encoded by the coding sequence GTGAAGGCCCTGCTGCGCTACCTGCGCACCGGCTACGGGGCCTACTGGGCGAGCCTGCTGGGGCTGATCGCCTTCGTCTCCCTGTTCTCGTTCGTGATTCCCAGCACCTTCAAGGTGGTGGTCGACTCCTTGCTGCCGTGGGGCAGCACCCGCCAGTTCCACCTGTTCTGCCTCTTCGTCCTGCTGCTGGTGCTCAACCGCACGGTGCTCAATGCGTTGCAGGACTACCTGTTCCTGCGCCTGCGGCAGCTCATCGAGAAAGGCCTGCTGAAGCGCTACTTCGAGTCCGTCATCACCCTGCCCATCCCGCGCCTGGCCACGCTGGGGGAAGGCGAGCTGGTCAATCGCATCTCGTTGATCCTCACCAACTTCCAGATGCTGATGCCCGAGTTCGTCTACTACTGCGCCTACGCCCTGTGTGTGTCCCTGGCGGTGATGGTTGTGCTGTACCTGGTGAACCCGGTCTTCCTGCTCATCAGCCTGGGGTTCCTCCTCCTCCACGCCTTCAACTTCGCCCTGCACCACACCGCCAGCCGCCGCTTCTCGACGGCCTACGTCACCACCAAAGGACAGCTGGCCAGCACGTACGTGGACATCTTCAAGGGGCGCAAGCTCATCACCCTGACGGGCACCGAGCAGACGATCCTCCAGTCCCTGGAGCAGGACAACCGGGCCCTCCACCAGGCGGCGTTCCGGCGCGACCTGGCCGAGAGCGGCCAGGCCCTGTGGCAGCAGATGCTCCACGGGGCCACCTACCTGGCGCTGGTGTCCCTGGGCGCGCTGGCCATGTTCGAGGGGCGCCTGACGGCGGGAGACCTGGCCCTGAGCCTGCTGCTGGTGGGCTTCGCCTACGAGCCGGTCTACCGGCTGAGCCGGCTGTCCAAGGCGCTGGCGGAGGCGGATGCCCAGTTCGCCCGGGTGCTGCCCGTGCTGGCGGAGTCCTCCCGCCGCGCCCTCAAGACCGTGAGCCCTGGGCGCCTGGAGCGGCTGGAGCTGAAGGGCGTGACGTTCGAGCGGGCGGGCCGGGAGCTGCTGCGCTCGGTGGACTGCGCGTTCCTGCCAGGCCATGTCTATGTCATCCAGGGGCCGAGCGGCGGCGGGAAGACCACCCTCTTCCACCTGCTCTCGGGGCTCGTGCGGCCTACCCAGGGCCAGGTGCTGTGGAATGGCCGGGATGTGAGCACGCTGTCACCGGCGGAGCTGTCCCAGTGGATGACGTACTGCCCCCAGCAGAGCCTGCTGCTGGATGGCACCGTGGAGGAGAACATCACCCTCTTCGACAGCACGCCCCACCGGGCACGTCTGGTGGAAGCCTTGCACCGGTCTACCGCTGGCCTCTTCGTGCGTGCGGATCAAGCCGCGTCCTGGAAGGTCGAGAACGAGGGCACGAACTTCTCGGGCGGGCAGAAGCAGCGGCTGCACCTGGCACGCGCGTGGTACCATGCGGCACCCGTGATGCTGTTCGATGAGCCCACCGCCAGCCTGGACACAGACACCGAGGAACTCTTCTTTCAACGCCTCTCCGAAGCCGCCACGGACCGCATCGTCTTGATCATCTCGCACCGCCCTGGGGCGCATCGCCACGCCAGCCAGGTGTTGCAGCTGGCGCAGGGCACCCTGCGGCGCCTGGAGTAG
- a CDS encoding HlyD family efflux transporter periplasmic adaptor subunit yields MLEFLYRLYERDVGSGDSRGTLLLAFGVVASGIGLLATLATRPLHEVYTADGRVEPGRLERFHSEADGLIQQNRLQLGTVYAPGEPVFTAAPAGSGGTPRVYAAPCRCVVIRSDLLHRTTGPVRAGELVAEFADTTRWKVRFPLEGRWRDGIAPGARVHVLDGDRASLVGSVERVYSIPGEASHGEASVPVPGGQTLAPGHRVTVKVEMPPVSLWRLFVESLGRPAR; encoded by the coding sequence GTGCTCGAGTTCCTCTACCGCCTGTACGAACGCGACGTGGGCTCCGGGGACTCCCGCGGCACCTTGTTGCTGGCCTTCGGCGTGGTGGCCTCCGGCATCGGCCTGCTGGCCACGCTGGCCACCCGGCCCTTGCATGAGGTCTACACGGCGGACGGGCGCGTCGAGCCGGGCCGGCTGGAACGGTTCCACAGCGAGGCGGACGGCCTCATCCAGCAGAACCGCCTCCAGCTGGGCACGGTCTATGCGCCGGGCGAGCCGGTGTTCACGGCGGCCCCGGCGGGCAGCGGGGGCACGCCCCGCGTCTATGCCGCCCCCTGCCGGTGCGTGGTGATCCGCTCGGACCTGCTCCACCGCACCACGGGGCCCGTGCGGGCCGGAGAGCTGGTGGCGGAGTTCGCGGACACCACGCGCTGGAAGGTGCGCTTTCCCCTGGAGGGTCGCTGGCGGGACGGCATCGCGCCCGGGGCCCGGGTCCACGTGCTCGACGGAGACCGGGCGTCGCTGGTGGGCTCGGTTGAACGCGTGTATTCCATTCCCGGGGAGGCGTCCCACGGCGAGGCGTCCGTCCCGGTCCCGGGCGGCCAGACGCTGGCGCCCGGCCACCGGGTGACGGTGAAGGTGGAGATGCCACCGGTGTCCCTGTGGCGGCTCTTCGTGGAGAGCCTGGGGCGGCCTGCCCGATGA